Proteins co-encoded in one Merismopedia glauca CCAP 1448/3 genomic window:
- a CDS encoding type II toxin-antitoxin system VapC family toxin produces the protein MKVLFDTSVIIAALLPRHPSHVPCFIQLQAAQSRQIQGYLSTHSLAEVYSVMTRMPSQPRMAPQEAQILLERCLEYLEAVPLERVDYQAAIAQMTALNLPGGGIFDALIAQAALKISADRLLTLNPSHFNRLNAVIARITDVPG, from the coding sequence GTGAAAGTTTTGTTTGACACGTCCGTTATTATCGCTGCTTTGCTTCCAAGGCATCCCAGTCATGTGCCCTGCTTTATTCAACTACAAGCAGCACAGTCACGTCAAATTCAAGGCTATCTTTCTACCCATAGCTTAGCAGAAGTCTACTCTGTAATGACTCGAATGCCCAGCCAACCCCGAATGGCTCCCCAGGAAGCCCAAATTCTCCTTGAGAGATGCTTAGAGTATTTAGAAGCAGTTCCACTAGAACGGGTAGATTATCAAGCTGCGATCGCCCAAATGACAGCCCTCAATCTTCCTGGTGGTGGAATCTTTGATGCCTTAATAGCCCAAGCTGCTCTCAAAATATCAGCAGATCGACTTTTGACGCTCAATCCCAGTCACTTCAATCGATTAAATGCTGTAATTGCCAGAATAACAGATGTTCCTGGGTAA